GAAGTCAATTACATAGCCCCACAGAACGCGATCGATCAAATTCCCCAGTGCACCGGCGGTAGCCAGGGTCAGTCCCCACTTCATTGCCTCACCAAATCGAATTAGCCTTTTCCAGGCCCAAATCACCGAAATTAGCAGTACACAAGTAAAAAGGGCCAACACTGAACCGTGTCCCGACCAGATCCCAAAGGCCCCTCCGGGATTGTACACCAGGGTAGCATCGAGCCACGGTGCCAGGAGAGGTCGAGACTGATAGGGCACCAGATTCCCTTGGGCCCACCCTTTAGTAATCCTGTCGCCTGCAACTACCAACAACCAAACTGACCAGTGACGCCACACCCCGCTGCTCCCCTTTGCCTGCAAGCTATGCCGTTGCTTGCATTGTAACATGACACCCAATTTGAAGGCA
This sequence is a window from Bacillota bacterium. Protein-coding genes within it:
- a CDS encoding signal peptidase II, which encodes MATASRGGTLGASRAHGPLGSALTATIAFKLGVMLQCKQRHSLQAKGSSGVWRHWSVWLLVVAGDRITKGWAQGNLVPYQSRPLLAPWLDATLVYNPGGAFGIWSGHGSVLALFTCVLLISVIWAWKRLIRFGEAMKWGLTLATAGALGNLIDRVLWGYVIDFLDVGFWPVFNGADIALCVGLTLVGWSLLRAD